A single Nicotiana tabacum cultivar K326 chromosome 5, ASM71507v2, whole genome shotgun sequence DNA region contains:
- the LOC107770254 gene encoding protein SRC2 homolog: MEWRPFDITVLSADCIKNVNLFYPMDVYVEVSIFGYAKNKKKTFVDKKGGTSPRWNYPMKFTLDEPSLTKPDLSLFFRLRSNRFFGDKDIGIVTIPIQELFTDSTSNDEGSAERIVEYQVFTSGTRKPKGTLKFAYKFGKKFAHNQHINGYPALPAGTHHVNHQPVTGYPQTHMPPVWCGTSSTGMTYQQHHPGGYPSPGYGGYPAAMPPPGYPPAGYDQYPPPPGYGYNPPMQQQVQQPNNNKGNKFGAMGVGLGLGAGLVGGALVGHAISDAMDDD; this comes from the coding sequence ATGGAATGGCGTCCATTTGATATCACGGTGCTCTCTGCCGACTGCATTAAAAATGTCAATCTTTTTTATCCTATGGATGTCTATGTAGAAGTGTCCATCTTTGGCTACgccaaaaacaagaaaaagacaTTTGTAGACAAAAAAGGTGGCACTAGCCCCAGGTGGAATTACCCCATGAAATTTACCTTGGATGAGCCTTCCCTTACTAAGCCTgatctttcccttttctttcgCCTTAGATCTAATCGTTTTTTTGGTGATAAGGATATCGGCATTGTCACTATTCCAATCCAAGAACTCTTTACAGATTCCACCTCAAACGATGAAGGCAGCGCTGAGAGGATTGTTGAATATCAGGTCTTCACTTCTGGGACTAGGAAACCTAAAGGTACCCTAAAGTTCGCGTACAAGTTTGGAAAAAAATTTGCTCACAACCAACATATCAATGGTTATCCTGCATTACCAGCTGGGACTCACCATGTCAACCACCAACCTGTCACTGGCTATCCACAAACTCATATGCCACCTGTTTGGTGTGGTACGTCATCAACTGGAATGACATACCAGCAACATCATCCAGGAGGATATCCTTCCCCTGGATATGGTGGATACCCGGCCGCAATGCCACCGCCCGGGTATCCACCTGCTGGATATGATCAATATCCACCTCCACCAGGGTATGGATATAATCCTCCAATGCAGCAGCAAGTCCAACAACCAAATAATAATAAGGGTAACAAGTTTGGAGCGATGGGAGTAGGGCTGGGTTTGGGTGCAGGGCTGGTGGGTGGTGCGCTGGTCGGACATGCGATTTCAGATGCAATGGACGATGATTAA